Proteins found in one Nocardia brasiliensis ATCC 700358 genomic segment:
- a CDS encoding sulfite exporter TauE/SafE family protein has protein sequence MTWLEQLAIFGAGIAAGGINTIVGSGTLITFPALLAFGLPPVTANVSNTIGLVPGAISGVHGYRRELAGQRERLVRLGTASLLGGITGAVLLLTLPANAFKAIVPVLIILALILVVVQPRLSRWVKARRADGEGPAPKHGGPVLFVAVFATGIYGGYFGAAQGVLLLGLLGVLVHEDIQRLNGVKNVLALIVNGVSALIFIVIADVNWQAVVLIALGSIIGGQLGARMGRRMPPNVLRAVIVVVGTIAVVRLLMS, from the coding sequence ATGACATGGCTCGAACAGCTCGCCATCTTCGGCGCGGGCATCGCGGCGGGCGGGATCAACACGATCGTCGGGTCGGGCACCCTGATCACCTTTCCGGCGCTGCTCGCCTTCGGCTTGCCGCCGGTGACCGCGAACGTCTCCAACACCATCGGCCTGGTCCCGGGGGCCATCAGCGGCGTCCACGGTTACCGGCGGGAACTGGCCGGACAGCGCGAACGCTTGGTGCGACTGGGCACTGCGTCGCTGCTCGGCGGCATCACCGGCGCGGTCCTGCTGCTGACGCTGCCCGCGAACGCGTTCAAGGCGATCGTGCCGGTGCTGATCATCCTGGCGCTGATACTCGTCGTCGTGCAGCCCCGGCTGTCGCGCTGGGTGAAGGCGCGGCGCGCGGACGGGGAGGGGCCCGCGCCGAAGCACGGCGGGCCGGTGCTGTTCGTCGCGGTCTTCGCGACCGGCATCTACGGCGGTTACTTCGGGGCTGCCCAAGGTGTGCTGTTACTCGGTTTGCTCGGTGTTCTCGTGCACGAGGACATCCAGCGGCTCAACGGCGTCAAGAACGTGCTCGCGCTGATCGTCAACGGCGTGTCCGCGCTGATCTTCATCGTGATCGCGGACGTGAATTGGCAGGCGGTCGTGCTGATCGCGCTGGGCTCGATCATCGGGGGTCAGCTCGGTGCGAGGATGGGCAGGCGCATGCCGCCGAACGTGTTGCGCGCGGTCATCGTCGTGGTCGGCACCATCGCGGTGGTCCGGCTGTTGATGTCCTAG
- a CDS encoding MinD/ParA family ATP-binding protein translates to MTTNDHNPTSPPWLQSQAVDTADATESEKSAEQSPEQTGDVEVPAAEAETPDQPEQDPAQPDFSGSTDQTVSYPQASAPPQPYGPPEGFPPPGPAEQYGGYAPPNAGPFAPPGAYEPYQTGAYQPVAGHSGSHQIAEAPNPGYGEYRQEIGPDGLVRRVPDQPEAPAPQPEPQAAPIYSWAPPPPPVSHQPPPVYQQQPPPPQPMGQQPAPSWQGGPNPHQPAQPFQPQHVPAPGQPGHSVNDLNLLKRARRAPRSGWRRAVHKATGGMLNPGESAADVVYRDLVDRVNQPVRGDYRIAILSLKGGVGKTTTTVGLGSTFASLRGDRVIAIDANPDLGTLAHRVPRQTRSTVRNLLEDQHISRYSDVRAHTSQAPSRLEVLASEQDPAVSEAFSEADYRKAIGILQSFYNIILTDCGTGLMHSAMAGVLDMASSLVLVTSPAIDGARSASATLDWLDHHGYGKLVERTVVVVNASRRGASTVDLDQLRKLFLDRTRAVQVVPFDDHLAEGAEIDLELVSKPTRRALLELAAMVADDFGYVGAQQYHHPGPMGH, encoded by the coding sequence GTGACAACTAACGACCACAACCCGACCTCACCGCCCTGGCTGCAGAGTCAAGCGGTGGACACGGCCGACGCCACGGAGTCGGAGAAATCCGCCGAGCAGTCGCCCGAGCAGACCGGTGACGTGGAAGTGCCGGCGGCCGAGGCGGAGACGCCGGACCAGCCGGAGCAGGATCCCGCGCAGCCCGACTTCAGCGGCTCGACGGACCAGACCGTGTCCTACCCGCAGGCGTCCGCGCCGCCGCAGCCCTACGGCCCGCCCGAGGGTTTCCCGCCGCCCGGCCCGGCCGAGCAATACGGCGGCTACGCCCCGCCGAACGCCGGTCCGTTCGCGCCGCCTGGCGCATATGAGCCATATCAGACCGGCGCGTACCAGCCGGTGGCCGGACACAGCGGCAGCCATCAGATCGCGGAGGCGCCGAACCCCGGCTACGGCGAGTACCGCCAGGAGATCGGCCCCGACGGACTGGTCCGGCGCGTACCGGATCAGCCGGAAGCGCCCGCGCCGCAGCCCGAACCGCAGGCCGCGCCCATCTACAGCTGGGCCCCGCCGCCACCGCCGGTGTCGCATCAGCCGCCGCCGGTCTACCAGCAGCAGCCTCCGCCGCCGCAGCCGATGGGTCAGCAGCCGGCGCCGAGTTGGCAGGGTGGGCCGAATCCGCATCAGCCCGCGCAGCCGTTCCAGCCGCAGCACGTGCCCGCGCCGGGTCAGCCCGGTCATTCGGTCAACGACCTGAACCTGCTCAAGCGGGCCAGGCGGGCCCCGCGCAGCGGCTGGCGCCGGGCTGTGCACAAGGCCACCGGCGGCATGCTCAACCCGGGTGAGTCCGCGGCCGACGTGGTCTACCGCGACCTGGTCGACCGGGTGAACCAGCCGGTGCGCGGCGATTACCGGATCGCGATCCTCTCGCTCAAGGGCGGTGTCGGCAAGACCACCACCACGGTCGGTCTCGGCTCGACGTTCGCGTCGCTGCGCGGCGATCGGGTGATCGCGATCGACGCCAACCCCGACCTCGGCACGCTCGCGCACCGGGTGCCGCGGCAGACCCGCTCCACCGTGCGCAACCTGCTCGAAGACCAGCACATCAGCCGGTACTCCGATGTCCGCGCGCACACCTCGCAGGCGCCGAGCCGCCTGGAAGTGCTTGCCAGCGAACAGGATCCGGCGGTTTCCGAGGCGTTCAGCGAGGCCGACTACCGCAAGGCGATCGGTATCCTGCAGTCGTTCTACAACATCATCCTGACCGACTGCGGCACCGGCCTGATGCACTCGGCCATGGCGGGCGTGCTCGATATGGCCAGCTCACTGGTGCTGGTCACCTCGCCCGCGATCGACGGCGCGCGCAGCGCCTCGGCCACGCTCGACTGGCTCGATCACCACGGCTACGGCAAACTCGTCGAGCGCACCGTCGTGGTGGTCAACGCGTCTCGCCGCGGCGCCTCCACCGTCGACCTGGATCAGCTGCGCAAGCTGTTCCTCGACCGCACCCGCGCGGTGCAGGTGGTGCCCTTCGACGACCACCTCGCCGAGGGCGCCGAGATCGATCTGGAACTGGTGAGCAAGCCGACCAGGCGGGCGCTGCTGGAGCTGGCCGCGATGGTCGCCGACGACTTCGGTTACGTCGGCGCCCAGCAGTACCACCACCCGGGCCCGATGGGTCACTGA
- the leuA gene encoding 2-isopropylmalate synthase — translation MSPADAFVSGSRTITPPSKPAPADQPAWNAQKNSSMPTFRYRPFAEEVEPVTVPDRTWPDKIIDVAPGWCAVDLRDGNQALIDPMSPARKRRMFDLLVRMGYKEIEVGFPSASQTDFDFVREIIEDGAIPDDVTIQVLTQCRAELIERTFEACSGAQNVIVHFYNSTSILQRKVVFRADRAAVKKIATDAAALCLRIEQQYPDTNWRYEYSPESYTGTELEYAKEVCDAVSEIIAPTPAKPLIINLPATVEMATPNVYADSIEWMSRNLARRDSIVLSLHPHNDRGTAVAAAELGYQAGADRIEGCLFGNGERTGNVCLVTLGMNLFSRGVDPQINFSDIDEIRRTVEYCNQLPVAERHPYGGDLVYTAFSGSHQDAINKGLDAMKVAADDADADVDDIVWSVPYLPIDPKDVGRTYEAVIRVNSQSGKGGVAYIMKTDHGLALPRRLQIEFSQAVQRITDGEGGEVTPKEMWDVFADEYLSPIRPLERIRQKVTASETDGGTDTIAVVVKVDGVEQEITGTGNGPLAAFIDAIATVGFDVRVLDYSEHAMSAGDDAQAAAYVECAIGDKVVWGVGIATSITTASLRAVVSAVNRAH, via the coding sequence ATGTCCCCCGCTGACGCCTTCGTATCCGGCTCCCGCACCATCACGCCGCCGTCCAAGCCCGCGCCGGCCGACCAGCCCGCCTGGAATGCGCAGAAGAACTCGTCGATGCCGACCTTCCGGTACCGTCCGTTCGCCGAGGAGGTCGAGCCCGTCACGGTGCCCGACCGCACCTGGCCGGACAAGATCATCGACGTCGCGCCCGGCTGGTGCGCGGTCGACCTGCGCGACGGCAACCAGGCCCTGATCGACCCGATGAGCCCGGCCCGCAAGCGCCGCATGTTCGATCTGCTGGTGCGGATGGGCTACAAGGAGATCGAGGTCGGCTTCCCCTCGGCCAGCCAGACCGATTTCGATTTCGTCCGCGAGATCATCGAGGACGGCGCGATCCCGGACGACGTCACCATCCAGGTGCTGACCCAGTGTCGCGCCGAGCTGATCGAGCGCACCTTCGAGGCCTGCTCGGGCGCGCAGAACGTGATCGTCCACTTCTACAACTCCACCTCGATCCTGCAGCGCAAGGTGGTCTTCCGGGCCGACCGGGCGGCGGTCAAGAAGATCGCGACGGACGCGGCGGCGCTGTGCCTGCGGATCGAGCAGCAGTACCCCGACACCAACTGGCGCTATGAATACAGCCCGGAGTCCTACACGGGCACCGAACTGGAGTACGCCAAGGAGGTGTGCGACGCGGTCTCCGAGATCATCGCGCCCACCCCGGCCAAGCCACTGATCATCAACCTGCCCGCAACCGTCGAGATGGCCACGCCGAACGTGTACGCCGACTCGATCGAGTGGATGAGCCGCAACCTGGCCCGTCGCGATTCGATCGTGCTGTCGCTGCACCCGCACAACGACCGCGGCACCGCGGTGGCCGCCGCCGAACTGGGCTACCAGGCCGGCGCGGATCGGATCGAGGGTTGCCTGTTCGGCAACGGTGAGCGCACCGGCAACGTCTGCCTGGTCACCCTGGGGATGAATCTGTTCTCCCGCGGCGTCGATCCGCAGATCAACTTCTCCGATATCGATGAGATCCGCCGCACCGTCGAATACTGCAACCAGCTGCCGGTCGCCGAGCGGCACCCCTACGGCGGCGACCTGGTCTACACCGCGTTCTCCGGTAGCCATCAGGACGCGATCAACAAGGGCCTGGACGCGATGAAGGTCGCGGCCGACGACGCGGACGCCGATGTGGACGACATCGTCTGGTCGGTGCCGTACCTGCCGATCGACCCGAAGGACGTCGGGCGCACCTACGAGGCCGTCATCCGGGTCAATTCGCAGTCCGGCAAGGGCGGCGTCGCCTACATCATGAAGACCGATCACGGCCTGGCGCTGCCGCGGCGGCTGCAGATCGAGTTCTCCCAGGCGGTCCAGCGGATCACCGACGGCGAGGGCGGCGAGGTCACGCCGAAGGAGATGTGGGACGTCTTCGCCGACGAGTACCTGAGCCCGATCCGGCCGCTGGAGCGGATCCGGCAGAAGGTCACCGCCTCCGAGACCGACGGCGGCACCGACACCATCGCCGTGGTGGTCAAGGTCGACGGCGTGGAGCAGGAGATCACCGGCACCGGCAACGGCCCGCTGGCCGCGTTCATCGACGCGATCGCGACCGTCGGCTTCGACGTCCGGGTGCTGGACTACTCCGAGCACGCGATGTCCGCGGGCGACGACGCGCAGGCCGCTGCCTACGTGGAGTGCGCGATCGGCGACAAGGTGGTGTGGGGCGTCGGCATCGCCACCTCGATCACCACGGCGTCGCTGCGCGCGGTGGTCTCCGCGGTGAACCGCGCGCACTGA